In a genomic window of Cyanobacteria bacterium FACHB-DQ100:
- a CDS encoding glycoside hydrolase family 65 protein, translated as MLHRKLIHPPKHIYPHDPWRWVETEFYPQRLAQMETLFSTANGYVGMRGGCEEGNPVAQNGTFINGFYESYEIEYAEAAYGYAKTGQTIVSVTDSKPIKLYVDDELFYLPTATLLQFERALNMQTGTLDREILWETPSGKQVLIRSQRLISLVQRHVAAISYEVTLLNAEAPIVISSEVRYEPEGGSTSNDPRLAKKFKERVLLPQQQSKRDRRLILSHQTRNSHMTVACGVDHQFETDCAYEYTSDCSEDDGKVVFSIDGKPNATIRLIKFITYHHSGRCSSQELHDRAERTLDRTMKQGFNALLKSQCDYLDDFWYRSDIEIDGAPDHPDETPERLQQVLRFNLFHILQASARSEGAGIPSKGLTSQAYDGHYFWDAEIYVMPFLTYTAPSIAKNLLMFRYQMLDQARQRAKEVSQAGALFPWRTINGEEASAYYAAGTAQYHIDADIMYALKKYVKVTQDDEFLCQVGAEMLVETARMWFSLGFFSPRSNNQFCIHAVTGPDEYNTVVDNNTYTNLMARENLWYAAKVVRQLHNEYPNRFAALAAKIQVELSEADDWQRAADSMYLAFDEKLGIHLQHDGFLEQEVWDFENTPAEKYPLLLHFHPLVIYRHQVIKQADIVLAMFLLGHEFSREQKRQNFEYYDPLTTGDSSLSVCIQSIVAAEIGKMDQAIDYARYATLMDLGDVAGNVENGCHIASMGGTWMVLVYGFAGLRDSDGGFSFHPRLPKTLKRMKFALILQGQRLEVEITHDKATYLLREGTKLTIEHQGETIVLGAEEPVLMAIKPIDKIETCIQDQSR; from the coding sequence ATGCTACATCGTAAACTGATCCATCCGCCAAAGCACATTTATCCACATGATCCTTGGCGGTGGGTTGAAACTGAGTTCTACCCGCAACGCCTTGCCCAGATGGAAACTTTATTTTCTACTGCTAATGGCTATGTCGGAATGCGTGGGGGGTGTGAGGAAGGCAATCCGGTGGCGCAAAACGGGACATTCATTAATGGCTTCTATGAGTCGTATGAGATTGAGTATGCGGAAGCGGCATATGGCTATGCGAAAACCGGACAGACGATCGTCAGCGTGACTGACAGTAAGCCGATTAAGCTTTATGTTGATGATGAACTATTTTATTTGCCGACTGCAACTTTGTTGCAGTTTGAACGCGCTCTGAATATGCAGACGGGGACGCTCGATCGAGAAATTCTCTGGGAAACGCCGTCGGGAAAGCAGGTTTTGATCCGATCGCAGCGATTGATATCGCTTGTGCAGCGTCATGTGGCGGCGATTTCCTATGAAGTCACTTTGCTCAATGCAGAAGCGCCGATCGTCATTTCTTCGGAAGTCCGCTACGAGCCAGAAGGCGGTAGCACCAGCAACGATCCAAGATTGGCGAAGAAGTTTAAAGAGCGGGTTCTCCTTCCGCAACAACAGTCCAAGCGCGATCGCCGATTGATTCTCAGTCACCAAACTCGAAATAGTCACATGACAGTTGCCTGTGGTGTCGATCATCAGTTTGAGACAGACTGTGCTTATGAGTACACCAGCGATTGTTCTGAAGATGATGGCAAAGTGGTCTTTAGCATTGATGGAAAGCCCAATGCAACGATTCGATTGATCAAGTTTATTACTTACCATCATTCGGGGCGCTGTTCGAGTCAGGAATTGCACGATCGCGCAGAACGGACGCTCGATCGAACGATGAAACAAGGCTTTAATGCACTCCTGAAAAGCCAATGTGACTATCTCGATGATTTTTGGTATCGCAGTGATATTGAGATTGATGGCGCACCCGATCACCCCGATGAAACACCAGAGCGGCTACAGCAAGTTCTGAGATTTAATCTGTTCCACATTTTGCAAGCTTCGGCGCGATCAGAGGGAGCGGGAATTCCATCAAAAGGATTGACCAGCCAAGCCTATGATGGACATTACTTCTGGGATGCAGAAATCTATGTGATGCCATTTCTAACTTATACGGCACCCTCGATCGCAAAGAATCTATTAATGTTCCGCTATCAAATGTTGGATCAAGCAAGACAGCGGGCAAAGGAAGTAAGTCAAGCAGGGGCATTGTTCCCCTGGAGAACCATCAACGGGGAAGAAGCTTCGGCTTATTATGCAGCAGGAACGGCTCAGTATCACATTGATGCTGACATTATGTATGCCCTAAAAAAGTATGTAAAAGTCACGCAGGACGATGAGTTTCTTTGTCAGGTTGGAGCAGAGATGCTCGTGGAAACAGCGCGAATGTGGTTTAGCTTAGGATTTTTCTCACCGCGATCGAACAACCAATTCTGCATTCATGCAGTGACAGGGCCGGATGAATACAACACTGTGGTTGATAACAACACTTACACCAATTTGATGGCAAGAGAGAACCTTTGGTATGCTGCCAAAGTGGTGCGACAACTGCACAATGAGTATCCCAATCGCTTTGCTGCGCTAGCTGCAAAAATTCAAGTTGAACTTTCAGAAGCGGATGACTGGCAAAGAGCAGCCGACTCAATGTATCTCGCTTTTGACGAGAAGCTAGGCATTCACTTACAGCACGATGGATTTTTAGAACAAGAAGTTTGGGACTTTGAGAACACACCTGCTGAGAAGTATCCTCTGCTGCTTCACTTCCATCCTTTGGTAATCTATCGACATCAAGTGATCAAGCAAGCTGACATTGTGTTAGCAATGTTTTTACTGGGGCATGAGTTTTCGCGAGAGCAAAAGCGCCAGAACTTTGAGTATTATGATCCGCTAACGACAGGTGATTCTTCGCTATCTGTGTGTATTCAAAGCATTGTTGCAGCAGAAATCGGCAAAATGGATCAAGCGATCGACTATGCCCGCTATGCCACCTTGATGGATTTAGGCGATGTGGCAGGCAATGTAGAAAATGGATGCCACATTGCCTCAATGGGCGGGACTTGGATGGTGTTAGTGTATGGATTTGCAGGCTTACGCGATTCTGATGGAGGATTTTCGTTCCATCCTCGGCTACCAAAGACCTTAAAGCGGATGAAGTTTGCGCTGATTCTACAAGGGCAGCGGTTAGAAGTTGAGATTACGCACGACAAAGCAACTTACTTGCTGCGAGAAGGAACGAAATTAACGATCGAGCATCAGGGCGAAACCATTGTTCTGGGCGCGGAAGAACCTGTATTGATGGCAATTAAACCAATCGACAAGATAGAAACTTGCATTCAGGATCAGTCTAGGTAA
- a CDS encoding Uma2 family endonuclease, whose translation MNQPITDRMRWTIADLELPPEDDRRYEIIDRELKLRLYSARGVREYWIIDWQAQQMEVYRRESATLALVATLFPGDEITSAVLPGFRMPIIVLFT comes from the coding sequence ATGAATCAACCCATTACTGATCGGATGCGGTGGACGATCGCAGATCTAGAGCTACCTCCGGAGGATGACCGACGATATGAAATTATTGATCGCGAACTCAAACTCCGCCTTTATTCAGCGCGAGGAGTGCGAGAGTATTGGATCATTGATTGGCAAGCTCAACAGATGGAGGTTTACCGCCGAGAATCCGCTACCCTCGCGCTAGTCGCAACATTGTTTCCGGGTGATGAGATCACAAGTGCCGTGTTGCCTGGGTTTAGAATGCCGATCATAGTTCTATTTACCTAG
- the ureC gene encoding urease subunit alpha, giving the protein MSYRMNRRAYAETFGPTVGDRVRLADTELIIEVEQDLTTYGDEVKFGGGKVIRDGMGQSPITNEEGAVDAVITNALILDWWGIVKADVGIKDGKIHAIGKAGNPYIQDDVTIIIGPGTEAIAGEGLILTAGGIDTHIHFICPQQIEVAIASGVTTMIGGGTGPAAGTNATTCTPGPWYIHRMLQAAEAFPMNLGFLGKGNSSQPDALEEQIKAGAMGLKLHEDWGTTPAAIDTCLSVADDYDVQVAIHTDTLNEAGFVEDTIAAFKNRVIHTYHTEGAGGGHAPDIIKVCGEANVLPSSTNPTRPYTQNTLDEHLDMLMVCHHLDPSIPEDVAFAESRIRRETIAAEDILHDIGAFSMLSSDSQAMGRIGEVIIRTWQTGHKMKVQRGALSEDSDRNDNFRAKRYVAKYTINPAITHGIADHVGSVEVGKLADLCLWRPAMFGVKPEMVIKGGMIAWSQMGDANASIPTPQPVHMRPMFGSFGQAIAPISLTFVSQASLKKGSLDSLHLKRRLVPVSGIRSLTKRDMKLNDALPHMEVDAETYQVRADGELLTCEPATVLPMAQRYFLF; this is encoded by the coding sequence ATGAGCTATCGCATGAATCGCCGCGCCTATGCCGAAACTTTTGGCCCGACTGTCGGCGATCGCGTCCGGCTTGCGGATACTGAACTGATCATCGAAGTCGAACAAGACCTGACCACTTACGGGGATGAAGTGAAATTCGGCGGCGGGAAAGTGATTCGCGATGGCATGGGACAATCGCCGATTACCAATGAAGAGGGTGCGGTTGATGCAGTGATTACCAATGCGCTGATCCTTGACTGGTGGGGCATTGTGAAAGCAGATGTGGGAATTAAGGATGGGAAGATTCATGCGATCGGTAAAGCTGGAAATCCCTATATTCAAGACGATGTCACGATCATTATTGGCCCTGGCACTGAAGCGATCGCCGGAGAAGGCCTGATCCTCACCGCAGGCGGAATTGATACTCACATTCACTTTATCTGTCCGCAACAGATCGAAGTTGCGATCGCATCGGGTGTTACAACGATGATTGGTGGCGGAACAGGACCTGCTGCGGGAACGAATGCCACGACTTGCACTCCCGGACCTTGGTACATTCATCGAATGCTGCAAGCGGCAGAAGCCTTCCCGATGAACTTAGGATTCTTAGGCAAGGGAAATTCGAGCCAACCGGATGCACTCGAAGAACAGATCAAAGCGGGCGCAATGGGACTGAAGCTGCACGAAGACTGGGGAACCACACCTGCGGCGATCGATACCTGTTTAAGCGTGGCTGATGACTATGATGTGCAAGTTGCCATTCACACCGATACCCTAAACGAAGCAGGCTTTGTTGAAGATACGATCGCAGCCTTCAAAAATCGCGTCATTCACACTTATCACACCGAAGGTGCAGGCGGCGGACACGCTCCAGACATCATTAAAGTTTGTGGTGAGGCGAATGTATTGCCCTCCTCGACCAATCCGACTCGACCTTACACACAAAACACGCTAGATGAACACTTAGATATGTTGATGGTTTGTCACCATCTTGATCCGAGCATTCCTGAAGATGTTGCCTTTGCAGAATCGCGGATTCGCCGAGAAACGATCGCAGCCGAAGACATTCTGCATGATATTGGTGCGTTTAGTATGCTGTCTTCTGACTCGCAAGCAATGGGGCGCATCGGAGAAGTGATCATTCGCACTTGGCAAACCGGACACAAGATGAAAGTACAACGGGGAGCATTATCAGAGGATAGCGATCGGAATGATAATTTCCGAGCCAAACGCTATGTTGCCAAGTACACGATCAATCCTGCAATCACACATGGCATTGCGGATCACGTTGGATCGGTTGAAGTTGGTAAGTTAGCCGATTTGTGTCTGTGGCGACCTGCAATGTTTGGAGTCAAGCCAGAAATGGTAATCAAAGGAGGAATGATCGCTTGGTCACAGATGGGCGATGCAAATGCGAGTATTCCGACTCCGCAACCTGTACATATGCGTCCGATGTTTGGCAGTTTTGGTCAAGCGATCGCGCCCATCTCCCTTACGTTTGTTTCTCAGGCTTCGTTGAAGAAAGGTAGTTTAGATTCGCTGCATTTGAAACGTCGATTAGTTCCCGTTTCTGGAATTCGCAGTCTGACCAAACGCGATATGAAACTGAATGATGCACTCCCTCACATGGAAGTAGATGCAGAGACGTATCAAGTTCGGGCAGATGGCGAACTATTAACTTGCGAACCTGCAACGGTTTTACCCATGGCGCAACGTTATTTTTTGTTCTGA
- a CDS encoding DUF4935 domain-containing protein: MNIYVETNFILELAFEQEQCTSCESVLSLCQTGQAGLIIPAYSLAEPHEKLSRQAIRRTNLQQQLNAELAQLSRTVSYGDRIRNIQDVSDLITLSNQEERQRFNQIRSRLISLAEIIPLTSDILLEAASCELTYQLRPQDAIVYASVVDHLQQNQPQRSCFLNRNARDFDDPNIIGELNQLNCRMLSRFDHGYQFIQAQLRSS, encoded by the coding sequence GTGAATATTTACGTCGAAACGAACTTTATTCTGGAATTGGCTTTTGAGCAGGAACAGTGTACAAGTTGTGAATCAGTTTTAAGTCTGTGCCAAACTGGTCAGGCAGGGCTAATCATTCCGGCTTATAGTTTGGCTGAACCCCATGAAAAGTTGAGCCGTCAAGCCATTCGTCGCACGAATTTGCAGCAACAACTGAATGCTGAATTAGCTCAACTTTCACGGACAGTCTCTTATGGCGATCGGATTAGGAATATTCAAGATGTCTCTGATCTCATTACTCTAAGCAATCAAGAAGAGCGACAACGATTCAATCAAATTCGATCGCGCTTAATCAGCCTTGCTGAAATTATTCCACTGACTTCCGACATCTTGCTTGAAGCCGCATCCTGTGAGCTAACTTATCAGCTAAGACCTCAAGATGCGATCGTCTATGCTTCTGTGGTGGATCATTTGCAGCAGAATCAACCCCAGCGATCGTGCTTTCTCAATCGCAATGCAAGAGACTTTGATGATCCCAATATTATTGGTGAACTCAATCAATTGAATTGCCGAATGCTTTCCCGATTTGATCACGGATATCAGTTTATTCAGGCACAACTGCGATCGTCATAA
- a CDS encoding nucleotidyltransferase domain-containing protein translates to MQTGLGIAELLSEKRSQILEVAARHGAFDIRVFGSVARGEATATSDIDFLVNYDLERISPWFPGGLKLDLERLLQRKVDVATVDMLKERIRESVLSEAVRL, encoded by the coding sequence ATGCAAACGGGATTAGGAATTGCGGAGCTTTTATCGGAGAAACGATCGCAGATCCTAGAAGTCGCGGCACGGCATGGAGCATTCGACATCCGAGTATTTGGTTCAGTTGCGCGGGGAGAAGCGACAGCAACCAGCGACATCGATTTTCTGGTTAACTACGATTTGGAAAGGATTTCGCCTTGGTTTCCTGGAGGGCTAAAGCTTGATTTAGAAAGGCTTTTGCAGCGCAAGGTTGATGTTGCAACGGTGGATATGTTGAAAGAACGGATTCGAGAGTCTGTTCTTTCAGAGGCAGTGCGGTTATGA
- a CDS encoding ATP-dependent DNA helicase RecQ, whose amino-acid sequence MMPLLHDRLKQIWGYSEFRFPQFEIVQAILARQDALIVLPTGGGKSLCFQLPAIMQQGLTIVVSPLVALMENQVQELQQKRIPAALLHSELSSWQRKQVLNAIATHRLLYLSPETLLSPPVWQRLINPELKINSLIIDEAHCLAQWGETFRPVYYRLGAARSTLSNHRNRITIAAFTATANPATQATIQRLLQLEAPQCFRVSPYRANLTLKVQPVSTPRQRRQKLLEVIRAQTGSGLVYVRSRRDAEELVEWLTQQGHRTAAYHAGLKSTDRRQIEQAWLNDQLRFVVATCAFGLGVNKAATRWVVHYHAPLLMSEYVQEIGRAGRDGKAAIAVLLKSSWLDLEDRQRWQFFETQERNQAIKAQQLIPKLPQQGNIDVVAREFKGAAIALSLLHNANQLTWTDPFHYEIQSKQKRLKTSHNSTQSMKDYLSTKGCRWRFVLRSFGFEQDAENFACGHCDHCR is encoded by the coding sequence ATGATGCCACTCTTACATGATCGCCTAAAGCAAATTTGGGGCTATTCAGAGTTTCGGTTTCCTCAATTTGAGATCGTTCAAGCGATTTTAGCTCGGCAGGATGCGTTGATTGTTTTACCCACAGGTGGCGGTAAATCATTGTGCTTTCAGCTTCCTGCCATTATGCAGCAAGGATTAACGATCGTTGTTTCTCCCTTGGTTGCACTGATGGAAAACCAAGTCCAAGAGCTACAGCAAAAACGCATTCCAGCAGCACTGCTCCACAGTGAACTTTCAAGCTGGCAACGCAAACAAGTTCTAAATGCTATTGCAACTCATCGCTTACTGTATCTTTCCCCCGAAACACTGCTAAGTCCACCCGTTTGGCAGCGCTTGATCAATCCCGAACTTAAGATTAATTCACTAATCATTGATGAGGCGCATTGTTTAGCTCAGTGGGGTGAGACATTTCGACCTGTTTACTATCGATTGGGGGCTGCTCGATCGACCTTATCGAACCATCGAAACCGCATTACGATCGCGGCTTTTACGGCAACTGCAAACCCAGCAACTCAAGCAACCATCCAACGCCTTTTACAACTTGAAGCACCGCAATGTTTTCGAGTGAGTCCGTATCGAGCGAATCTAACCTTGAAGGTTCAACCTGTTTCAACGCCGAGACAGCGCAGACAAAAGTTATTAGAGGTGATTCGCGCTCAAACTGGCTCAGGCTTAGTGTATGTACGATCGCGTCGAGATGCTGAAGAACTCGTAGAATGGTTAACTCAACAAGGACATCGAACTGCAGCTTATCATGCAGGCTTAAAATCAACCGATCGACGACAGATTGAACAGGCTTGGCTGAACGATCAGTTACGGTTTGTGGTTGCAACTTGCGCTTTTGGTCTAGGAGTTAACAAAGCTGCAACTCGATGGGTTGTACATTATCATGCTCCGTTGCTGATGAGTGAGTATGTCCAAGAAATTGGGCGAGCAGGACGAGATGGAAAAGCTGCGATCGCGGTTCTACTCAAAAGCAGTTGGCTTGATTTAGAAGATCGTCAGCGCTGGCAGTTCTTTGAGACTCAGGAACGCAATCAAGCTATCAAAGCACAGCAATTAATTCCGAAGCTACCGCAGCAAGGCAATATTGATGTGGTAGCGCGAGAGTTTAAGGGAGCAGCGATCGCGCTTTCTCTTCTGCACAATGCAAATCAACTGACTTGGACTGATCCTTTTCACTATGAAATTCAGTCTAAACAAAAGCGATTGAAGACTTCGCACAATTCGACCCAATCCATGAAAGACTATCTCAGCACTAAAGGCTGTCGGTGGAGGTTTGTGTTGCGATCGTTTGGCTTTGAGCAGGATGCTGAGAACTTTGCTTGTGGTCACTGTGATCACTGTCGTTAA
- a CDS encoding metal-dependent phosphohydrolase — protein MFNATELLIDDFVQKLKEGYHRTYGGWKSDYEDIIGWVGSMAMENIANSDALYHNVEHSILVTLVGQEILRGRHIRDGGVSCEDWLHFIISLVCHDIGYVRGVCRQDRHNLYATGRDGAMVAVQPGSSDAAMTPYHVDRAKLFIDERFGGHKLINAEIVKQNIELTRFPVPAAEDHQDTMNYPGLIRASDLIGQLSDPRYLKKISALYYEFEETGVNKALGYRHPGDLRKNYPKFYWQGVYPYIKHALYYLSLTQQGKQIIANLYSNVFVVEHEPADDYWM, from the coding sequence ATGTTTAACGCTACAGAACTCTTAATTGATGATTTTGTTCAGAAGCTGAAGGAAGGCTACCATCGCACGTATGGCGGCTGGAAGTCTGATTATGAAGATATCATCGGCTGGGTTGGGTCGATGGCAATGGAAAATATCGCAAATAGCGATGCGCTTTATCACAATGTTGAACACTCGATCTTGGTGACTCTGGTGGGTCAAGAGATTTTGCGAGGTCGGCATATTCGCGATGGTGGCGTGTCGTGTGAGGACTGGCTCCACTTCATTATTTCGCTAGTTTGCCACGATATTGGCTACGTTCGGGGAGTTTGTCGGCAGGATAGACACAATCTGTATGCAACTGGACGCGATGGTGCAATGGTGGCAGTGCAGCCCGGATCGTCGGATGCGGCGATGACTCCCTATCATGTCGATCGCGCCAAACTCTTCATTGATGAGCGATTCGGTGGACACAAACTGATCAACGCCGAAATCGTTAAGCAGAATATCGAGTTAACGCGCTTTCCGGTTCCCGCTGCCGAAGATCACCAGGACACGATGAACTATCCCGGCTTGATTCGCGCCTCAGACTTGATCGGGCAATTAAGCGATCCCCGCTATCTGAAGAAAATTAGCGCCCTCTACTACGAATTCGAGGAAACAGGGGTCAACAAAGCCTTGGGATACCGTCATCCTGGAGATTTACGCAAGAATTACCCTAAATTCTACTGGCAAGGCGTTTATCCTTACATCAAACACGCGCTGTACTATCTGTCGCTGACGCAACAAGGAAAGCAAATCATTGCGAATCTCTACTCGAATGTGTTTGTGGTTGAACACGAACCTGCGGATGATTATTGGATGTAA
- a CDS encoding AI-2E family transporter: MDRFFSPIQQFLITWLLILVSGWLTLNALTYFGELISVLVTASLIAFMLNYPVSRLSQVLPRTISAAIVYLFAGVIFGVVAVTIAPPILQQAQQLAANLPNLIASGQDQISEFQAWSQARHLGFDLSFLEQQFSAQLQGQARSLASTGIGLVLGTFNWVLDFILILVISFYLVLDGKKLWNGITGIFSQPIRESLTNSMRDSLQRFASGQLLLGLFMAVMLSIAFWWLRVPFFLVFAVFIGAMEVIPFIGASLGIAIVGILVAFIDWWLAIEVVGVAIGIQQVKDNAIAPRILGELTGFSPVIILMSLLVGARVAGLLGVILAIPLTSVVKTTVEILLNPDLPPQRGSIFSETVENSILEPMLSVEPDDEPKVTIIVNDSR; this comes from the coding sequence ATGGATCGTTTTTTCTCCCCTATTCAGCAATTTCTCATTACTTGGTTGCTGATTCTAGTCTCTGGATGGCTGACGCTCAACGCCCTCACTTATTTTGGTGAACTGATTAGCGTTCTAGTCACAGCGAGCTTGATTGCTTTTATGCTGAACTATCCGGTTTCGCGGCTGAGCCAAGTGCTACCGAGAACGATTTCGGCTGCGATCGTTTACCTATTCGCTGGCGTAATTTTTGGGGTGGTGGCGGTGACGATCGCGCCGCCAATTCTTCAGCAAGCGCAACAACTCGCAGCAAATTTGCCAAATCTGATTGCATCAGGACAAGATCAAATTTCGGAATTTCAAGCGTGGAGCCAAGCGCGGCATTTAGGCTTTGATTTGTCGTTTCTTGAGCAGCAGTTCTCCGCTCAACTGCAAGGACAGGCGCGATCGCTCGCTTCAACCGGAATTGGCTTGGTGCTGGGCACGTTTAACTGGGTGCTGGATTTTATTTTGATCTTGGTGATCTCGTTTTACTTGGTGCTAGATGGGAAGAAGCTTTGGAACGGGATCACGGGCATTTTTTCGCAGCCGATTCGGGAAAGTCTAACGAACTCCATGCGCGATAGTTTACAGCGATTTGCATCCGGTCAATTGCTGTTAGGGCTGTTTATGGCAGTGATGCTGTCGATCGCGTTTTGGTGGCTGCGAGTGCCGTTCTTCCTAGTGTTTGCCGTGTTTATCGGGGCGATGGAAGTGATTCCGTTTATTGGGGCGAGTTTGGGAATTGCGATCGTTGGGATTTTGGTGGCGTTTATTGATTGGTGGTTAGCGATCGAAGTGGTCGGGGTTGCAATTGGAATTCAGCAGGTAAAAGATAATGCGATCGCGCCTCGGATTTTAGGAGAGTTAACGGGGTTCAGTCCCGTCATCATCCTCATGTCGCTGCTGGTAGGTGCTAGAGTAGCGGGATTATTGGGTGTGATTTTGGCGATTCCTTTAACCAGCGTCGTTAAAACGACCGTCGAAATTCTCCTCAATCCTGACTTGCCGCCGCAGCGGGGCTCGATCTTCTCGGAAACGGTGGAAAATAGCATTCTGGAGCCCATGCTCTCGGTTGAGCCTGACGACGAACCGAAAGTCACAATCATCGTCAACGATTCGCGTTAA
- a CDS encoding ABC transporter permease: MDWWLKLKRNPLAKLGALLLLLFYFSAIAAEFVAPYSPCDTVSITSGACKPQTDGALLPPTQIYWTDQNNRFIGPHVYPTTQGPVDVNTGDRELRVDRSKPSPLRFFVQGEPYRFFQIRLPLPTQVSLSDPKFEEIELFPGIPGNLHLFGTTGEGKFNLLGTDEQARDLFSRLVYGGRISLSIGLVGIALSFPIGMLIGGISGYFGGWIDGVLMRIVEVLMTIPSIYLLVALAAVLPPGLSSAQRFLLIIFITSFISWAGLARVIRGQVLSIKEREFVQASRAMGGKSLYIIVRHVLPQTATYVIISATLQIPSFIIAESVLSLIGLGIQQPDPSWGNMLSLASNASILVLQPWLVWPPAVLIVLTVLAFNLLGDGLRDALDPRSLQR, encoded by the coding sequence ATGGACTGGTGGCTGAAACTCAAAAGAAATCCGTTAGCCAAGCTTGGAGCGCTGCTGCTGCTGCTGTTCTATTTCTCGGCGATCGCTGCCGAGTTTGTTGCGCCCTATAGCCCGTGTGATACGGTGTCGATTACCAGCGGGGCTTGTAAGCCTCAAACGGATGGTGCATTGTTACCCCCGACGCAGATTTATTGGACGGATCAAAATAATCGCTTCATTGGCCCGCACGTCTATCCAACCACGCAAGGCCCGGTAGATGTGAATACGGGCGATCGCGAATTGCGGGTCGATCGGTCGAAGCCTTCACCGCTGAGATTTTTTGTGCAAGGTGAGCCTTACCGCTTTTTTCAAATTCGATTACCGTTACCGACCCAGGTTTCACTCAGCGATCCGAAGTTTGAAGAAATTGAACTGTTTCCAGGGATTCCTGGCAATCTGCATTTGTTCGGCACGACTGGCGAAGGGAAATTTAATTTATTAGGGACAGATGAGCAGGCGCGGGATTTGTTTAGCCGCTTGGTGTATGGCGGTCGAATTAGTCTCAGTATCGGATTGGTGGGGATTGCGCTGTCGTTTCCGATCGGAATGTTAATCGGCGGAATTTCTGGCTACTTTGGCGGCTGGATTGATGGGGTGTTGATGCGAATTGTCGAAGTGTTGATGACGATTCCGAGCATTTATCTTTTGGTGGCACTGGCTGCGGTGTTGCCACCGGGATTATCGAGCGCTCAACGGTTTTTGCTGATTATCTTCATTACGTCGTTTATTAGCTGGGCAGGATTGGCGCGGGTGATTCGGGGGCAAGTGCTTTCGATTAAAGAGCGTGAGTTTGTGCAGGCATCGCGGGCAATGGGTGGAAAATCGCTCTACATTATTGTTCGGCATGTCCTACCGCAAACCGCAACCTATGTGATCATTTCGGCAACGCTGCAAATTCCGAGTTTTATCATTGCGGAATCGGTTCTGAGTCTGATTGGTCTTGGAATTCAGCAGCCTGATCCGTCCTGGGGAAATATGTTGTCGTTGGCAAGCAACGCCTCAATTTTAGTGCTGCAACCCTGGTTGGTGTGGCCACCTGCTGTTTTGATTGTCTTGACGGTGCTGGCGTTTAACCTGCTTGGAGATGGATTGCGCGACGCGCTCGATCCCCGGAGTTTGCAGCGATAG
- a CDS encoding YnfA family protein, with amino-acid sequence MLQSLLFFVLAGLCEIGGGYLFWLWVREGKSVWFAAVGMLILAIYGVVPTLQPVNFGRAYAAYGGVFIVLSIAWGWIVDRVRPDYYDWLGGAIALMGVLVMMYAPRH; translated from the coding sequence ATGCTTCAGTCTCTATTGTTTTTCGTCTTAGCTGGATTGTGTGAAATCGGGGGCGGCTATCTATTTTGGCTCTGGGTGCGTGAAGGAAAAAGCGTTTGGTTTGCAGCGGTTGGAATGCTTATCTTAGCGATCTACGGAGTTGTACCAACCTTGCAGCCCGTCAATTTTGGCAGAGCTTATGCAGCTTATGGGGGCGTGTTTATTGTGTTGTCGATCGCTTGGGGCTGGATCGTCGATCGCGTTCGTCCCGATTATTACGATTGGCTCGGAGGCGCTATCGCGCTCATGGGTGTGTTGGTGATGATGTACGCACCCCGACACTAG